In one Alosa alosa isolate M-15738 ecotype Scorff River chromosome 14, AALO_Geno_1.1, whole genome shotgun sequence genomic region, the following are encoded:
- the bod1l1 gene encoding biorientation of chromosomes in cell division protein 1-like 1 — protein MAGLPPGDPQLVSMIVNHLKTQGLFDQFRRDCLADVDTKPAYLNLRQRVDNFVSNHLSNHTWSPHLNKNQLRNNIRQLVLQSGMLEQGVDRIVAQVVDPKIHHIFRPQVEKVVREFLSPGSHEEEPSAYYPPGEERQAFHLPPSAMMSAPGTSTNAMSILDTISSLNQEASIRAGGERGLKATAEDLAAEEAVLRAAEDAAFKATEEAMLNGSTGEQDMSLVEEDEEAEAAEKQPEEGEKAADMSSTEIKMEDVSEEMDIDGESEGEDVNGEEEVKGEQVEEEKDVKEEEGKDKNMSKSPAQTAEEALSKEQDPSKTINEKQRIRQKARERLKEEYSLEDSDLEGLSDITVSSVHTSDLSSFEGESDDEPQPSDSTEEGEITSEDEKVENKEKDDTEDGEENKERKPGARRQGYVHKPFLYSRYYSDSDDEVTVEQRRRSAAKDKEERLLKRQQNRERLEEKRRSKQSQMEEPDERKAVDDTPRPRAKEACKEKKVLEKKVALSRKRKRDSRKEGDAGHKKKGDTEGDAMRRDDSQKAGISKSLSSKSMRKTSESSVLEEVHRRKSVSVSEEPSEPRKVVDKNRTHSFILDLEQGSEELLRQRTSGKFDRHSRKDQHLKDRKEKERDRSMSDESAKLKQKAEKKAEMHGDESSQKEGAEVKATAEDKGEKKSSKLKVEKKTLSVGREARSSVSEGSAVEEGHRDSGPKKTKASMTEALKDKEKDKERTKGEKAAGKSDPRQPLSHPDSTGSSEERSDLEQGSEGNRKKDKLIKEVLKRSKSLSEVKHAEKHRSRHDSKDSDKDKVKGAYSSPERPHLSKSISESDGEARRGRDVEPGSKGKMSEKSRSKSREEPKSPILFKPDKKVSSQDAKSKGAASASKADSTKEKKKDGSSKEEKKPSEEHSSDKSQETKGTRKASEKKAKDPEKKGEAQGERRGISMASPLSPTTPEAPVAETVSQPKELSLEAAPVAAADHHTAVVSVDVSDDAFDALSDITPEPKGEDLAARLAECEEQQEEVKEEPRPLPAEADALLSLMEVCSSAERRVVTETEPIQEGIPSAGLSLQDADMKMKLYGSSECCRKFHMNGFSQRSEVC, from the exons ATGGCTGGTTTACCTCCGGGAGACCCACAGCTGGTCTCTATGATCGTTAATCACTTAAAAACTCAAGGTCTTTTTGATCAGTTCAGGAGAGACTGCTTAGCCGACGTAGATACAAAG CCTGCTTATTTGAACCTGAGACAACGCGTGGACAACTTTGTATCAAATCACCTCTCGAACCACACATGGAGTCCTCATCTAAACAAGAACCAACTGCGAAACAACATCAGACAATTAGTACTGCA GTCTGGAATGCTCGAACAGGGAGTGGATAGGATTGTGGCTCAAGTGGTGGATCCAAAAATCCACCACATTTTCAGGCCACAGGTCGAAAAGGTGGTCCGagagtttttatccccaggaaGCCATGAAGAGGAACCCTCTGCATATTACCCTCCAGGGGAAGAGCGACAAGCCTTCCACCTTCCACCATCAG CTATGATGTCTGCACCGGGCACTAGTACAAATGCCATGTCTATCCTGGACACCATCAGCTCCCTGAACCAGGAGGCAAGTATCCGTGCCGGCGGGGAGAGGGGACTGAAGGCGACAGCAGAGGACCTGGCGGCAGAGGAGGCTGTGCTTAGGGCTGCGGAGGATGCAGCGTTTAAGGCCACAGAGGAGGCCATGCTGAATGGCAGCACCGGGGAACAAGACATGAGCCTcgtggaggaggacgaggaggccgAAGCGGCGGAGAAGCAGCCTGAAGAGGGCGAAAAGGCAGCGGATATGTCCAGCACCGAGATAAAGATGGAGGATGTGAGCGAAGAGATGGACATAGACGGAGAGTCGGAGGGCGAGGACGTGAATGGGGAAGAGGAGGTGAAAGGAGAGCAGGTTGAAGAGGAAAAGGATGTTAAAGAGGAGGAGGGCAAGGACAAAAATATGAGCAAATCACCTGCTCAGACTGCAGAGGAGGCTCTGAGCAAGGAGCAAGACCCTAGCAAGACCATTAATGAGAAACAGCGCATCCGACAGAAAGCCAGAGAAAGACTTAAAGAAG AATATTCTCTGGAGGATTCCGATCTGGAGGGCCTGAGTGACATCACAGTGAGCTCTGTCCACACCAGTGACCTTTCTTCATTTGAGGGCGAGAGTGATGATGAGCCACAACCGTCCGATTCTACCGAGGAGGGCGAGATCACATCAGAAG ATGAGAAGGTAGAGAATAAAGAGAAAGACGACACTGAAGACGGCGAGGAGAACAAGGAGCGCAAGCCTGGGGCCCGTCGCCAGGGCTACGTGCACAAACCCTTCCTCTACTCTCGTTACTATAGCGACTCCGATGATGAGGTCACTGTTGAGCAACGTCGGCGGTCTGCA GCCAAAGACAAAGAAGAGAGGCTGCTGAAACGACAGCAGAACCGTGAACGcttagaggagaagaggaggagtaaACAGTCTCAGATGGAGGAGCCAG ATGAAAGGAAGGCAGTGGATGACACACCGAGACCCAGGGCCAAAGAGGCTTGCAAGGAGAAGAAAGTGCTGGAGAAGAAAGTGGCCCTCAGCCGGAAACGAAAGAGAGACTCAAG GAAGGAGGGGGATGCTGGACACAAAAAGAAGGGGGACACAGAAGGGGATGCCATGAGAAGAGAT GACTCTCAGAAGGCGGGCATCTCAAAGAGCCTGTCCTCAAAGTCCATGAGGAAGACCTCTGAGTCGTCTGTGTTGGAGGAGGTCCACAGGAGGAAGAGCGTTAGTGTCTCAGAGGAACCCAGTGAGCCCAGGAAAGTGGTGGACAAAAACCGAACACATTCCTTCATTCTGGACCTGGAGCAGGGGTCCGAGGAGCTGCTCCGACAGAGGACCTCGGGCAAGTTTGACCGGCATTCGCGCAAAGACCAGCACCTCAAGGaccgcaaagaaaaggaaagggaCCGTAGCATGTCCGATGAATCCGCCAAACTCAAGCAGAAGGCCGAGAAGAAAGCAGAGATGCACGGTGACGAGAGCTCACAGAAGGAGGGGGCCGAGGTGAAGGCCACCGCTGAGGACAAAGGGGAAAAGAAAAGCTCAAAATTGAAGGTGGAAAAGAAGACTTTGTCTGTTGGCAGGGAGGCGAGGTCCTCTGTGTCCGAGGGGTCCGCGGTCGAGGAAGGGCACAGAGACTCCGGGCCAAAGAAAACTAAAGCCTCAATGACGGAGGCCctgaaagacaaagagaaggaCAAAGAAAGGACCAAAGGAGAGAAGGCGGCTGGTAAAAGCGATCCCCGACAGCCTCTTTCTCATCCCGATTCCACGGGATCCTCGGAGGAGAGGTCGGATCTGGAGCAGGGGTCGGAGGGGAACAGGAAGAAGGACAAGCTCATAAAGGAGGTGCTCAAGCGATCCAAGAGTTTGTCCGAGGTGAAACACGCCGAGAAGCACAGGTCCAGGCACGACAGCAAAGACTCGGACAAGGACAAGGTAAAAGGAGCTTACAGCTCGCCCGAACGACCGCATCTGTCCAAGTCCATCTCTGAGAGTGATGGAGAAGCTCGGCGCGGCAGAGATGTGGAGCCTGGGTCAAAGGGGAAGATGTCCGAGAAGTCAAGGTCCAAGTCGAGAGAGGAGCCGAAATCTCCGATACTGTTCAAACCGGACAAGAAAGTTTCCAGTCAAGATGCTAAGAGCAAAGGCGCTGCTTCAGCCAGTAAAGCGGACTCAacgaaggagaaaaagaaagatgggagctcaaaagaggagaagaaaccCTCTGAGGAACATTCCTCTGACAAGTCACAGGAGACCAAGGGCACGAGGAAGGCGAGCGAGAAGAAGGCCAAAGATCCCGAGAAGAAGGGAGAAGcccaaggagagagaagaggcatATCGATGGCTTCCCCTCTTTCGCCAACCACTCCTGAGGCCCCCGTTGCAGAGACGGTCTCTCAGCCCAAAGAGTTGAGTCTGGAGGCAGCGCCCGTTGCGGCTGCAGATCATCACACAGCCGTCGTTTCTGTCGATGTTTCTGATGATGCTTTTGATGCCCTGAGTGACATCACCCCAGAGCCCAAAGGGGAGGATCTAGCTGCGCGGCTCGCCGAATgtgaggagcagcaggaggaggtgaaggaagAGCCCAGGCCACTGCCGGCCGAGGCCGACGCCCTGCTGAGCCTGATGGAGGTGTGCAGCTCGGCGGAGAGAAGGGTTGTGACGGAAACGGAGCCGATACAGGAAGGGATCCCGAGTGCAGGCCTGTCGCTGCAGGACGCGGACATGAAGATGAAATTAtatggctcttcagagtgctgcagaaagttccacaTGAATGGGTTTTCCCAACGTTCGGAGGTCTGTTAA
- the LOC125307372 gene encoding biorientation of chromosomes in cell division protein 1-like 1 isoform X2, with translation MEDNLADQKDQESQAPSVDVKKEETKLRGRGRRVSSQTLASPSETGSTSTVSDVTEVSQPEASETEGPSSCKEGEVPRESAVTETEEDRTLDDTSKQEEALQDTRMRDDISKQEEALQDTSVAPDETPQQEKEPEADIPEKVEVTRGTRRGRQARLVKQSSSASQSDGQEEERGSDVSEMDEKSEGRVTRRGRRSAVAAAKDTSKAKAEKEVTTDQSSEQQVEDAESEKATEPEAPRRGRSSKAAAQSPESQQEEQGGEEGQKETEKVEEPTVRRGRRSGAQAKEVAAGRPGGLKRKRSEETEDSGEEVPAEEKSSEGTESSSGQAPQESTALSQSEEPEEEKQESSAEMKSDNGEESDKPQKKTPRRGRPPKAAAAAAASADSTEDAGAQCNKATPTPDKKAKKGEEQEGEQKEEDEEEEEDGGEEEAEAKPRATRSAARLEAEKNKPSKPSTRALSKVKEDSTPNTRGAKGQTTAAAKGGRKREASPPAPRTRGAQKPEEPPAKRTKR, from the exons ATGGAGG ATAATTTGGCTGATCAGAAGGACCAAGAGTCCCAGGCTCCCTCAGTT GATGTGAAAAAAGAGGAAACCAAATTAAGAGGTAGAGGCAGAAGGGTGTCCAGCCAGACCTTGGCCTCTCCGTCGGAGACCG GCTCAACCTCTACTGTGTCTGACGTTACTGAAGTTAGCCAGCCAGAGGCGAGTGAGACTGAAGGACCCTCCAGCTGTAAAGAAG GAGAGGTTCCTCGTGAGTCTGCAGTGACCGAG ACTGAAGAAGACCGGACACTAGATGACACCTCTAAACAGGAGGAAGCTTTACAGGACACAAGAATGCGAGATGACATCTCTAAACAGGAGGAAGCTTTACAGGACACAA GTGTCGCACCCGATGAAACTCCTCAACAAGAGAAAGAACCAGAAGCT GATATACCTGAGAAAGTGGAGGTGACGAGAGGAACTCGGAGAGGTCGTCAGGCCAGACTAGTCAAGCAGTCCA GCAGTGCCTCTCAGTCGGACGgtcaagaggaggagaggggatcgGATGTGTCAGAGATG gATGAAAAATCCGAGGGCAGAGTGACCCGCAGAGGAAGAAGAAGTGCGGTGGCAGCAGCCAAGGACACCA GTAAAGCCAAGGCAGAGAAGGAGGTCACCACTGACCAGAGCTCTGAGCAACAGGTGGAG GACGCGGAGAGTGAGAAGGCCACCGAGCCTGAAGCTCCGCGCCGGGGACGCTCCTCTAAGGCCGCTGCCCAGT CCCCAGAGAGCCAGCAGGAGGagcaaggaggagaggaggggcagaAGGAG ACTGAGAAGGTTGAGGAGCCAACTGTGCGCAGAGGCAGGCGCTCGGGAGCCCAGGCGAAAGAAGTTGCCGCAG GAAGGCCTGGTGGTTTGAAGAGGAAAAGGTCTGAAGAAACAGAGGATTCTGGAGAG gagGTGCCTGCTGAGGAGAAGAGCTCAGAAGGAACAGAGTCGTCCTCAGGCCAGGCCCCCCAGGAGAGCACTG CATTGAGTCAGTCTGAAGAGCCCGAGGAGGAGAAGCAGGAGAGCTCGGCAGAAATGAAATCTGATAAT GGAGAGGAGTCCGACAAGCCCCAGAAGAAGACCCCTCGTAGGGGAAGGCCACccaaagcagcagcagcagcagcagcaagcgCCGACTCCACGGAAGACGCGGGTGCTCAATGCA ACAAGGCAACGCCAACGCCGGACAAAAAAGCCAAGAagggggaggagcaggagggagagcagaaagaggaggatgaagaagaagaggaagatggaggagaagaggaggcagAGGCCAAGCCCAGAGCCACGCGCTCTGCAGCCCGTCTGGAGGCGGAGAA GAATAAGCCCAGTAAGCCCTCCACTCGAGCTCTGAGCAAGGTGAAGGAGGATAGCACCCCCAACACACG TGGCGCGAAAGGGCAGACAACGGCAGCAGCCAAGGGTGGACGCAAACGGGAAGCCAGTCCTCCAGCTCCACGCACCCGAGGAGCACAGAAACCAGAGGAGCCCCCTGCCAAACGCACCAAGAGATGA
- the nkx3-2 gene encoding homeobox protein Nkx-3.2, whose protein sequence is MAVRSSSLMPFSIQAILNKKEDCRHLKDLDVCLSKAACWKIFGEMDGAPEEMSSPCKSDEGACIMVNRKSYDSDSGLSEDTDSKTLSACKTELDRDGPASDALEENFQDETDQESTAVENTKSLSDCELSANVSDSNNLDEGGCEKSSDLPKQRKKRSRAAFSHAQVFELERRFNHQRYLSGPERADLAASLKLTETQVKIWFQNRRYKTKRRQMAADLLASAPAAKKVAVKVLVRDDQRQYNPGELLRPPLLSLQPSYYYPYAYCLPAWTLSACAGNQ, encoded by the exons ATGGCCGTTCGCAGCAGCTCGTTGATGCCATTCTCGATTCAAGCAATCTTGAACAAGAAAGAGGACTGTCGACATTTAAAAGATTTGGACGTATGCCTTTCCAAGGCTGCTTGTTGGAAAATATTTGGGGAAATGGACGGCGCACCAGAGGAGATGTCCTCTCCATGTAAAAGTGACGAAGGAGCTTGTATAATGGTTAACCGTAAAAGCTATGACTCTGACTCCGGTCTGAGTGAGGATACTGACAGCAAAACGCTGTCCGCTTGCAAGACCGAGTTGGATCGGGATGGACCGGCCTCAGACGCGCTAGAAGAAAACTTCCAGGACGAAACTGACCAGGAATCCACTGCTGTGGAGAATACGAAGAGTCTTAGTGACTGTGAACTTTCTGCCAATGTCTCGG ATTCCAACAACTTGGATGAGGGAGGTTGTGAGAAAAGTTCCGATCTGCCCAAACAGCGGAAAAAACGCTCCAGAGCCGCCTTCTCACATGCGCAGGTTTTCGAGCTGGAAAGGCGGTTCAACCACCAGCGGTACTTATCCGGACCTGAAAGAGCAGACCTGGCTGCCTCCTTGAAGCTCACAGAGACCCAGGTTAAAATTTGGTTTCAGAACCGCAGGTACAAAACAAAACGCCGTCAAATGGCTGCCGACCTGTTAGCCTCAGCACCAGCAGCGAAGAAAGTGGCAGTGAAAGTTTTAGTACGGGACGATCAGAGACAATACAACCCTGGAGAACTACTGCGGCCTCCGCTTCTGTCTTTGCAACCTTCTTATTATTACCCATATGCGTACTGCCTGCCAGCATGGACCCTCTCGGCTTGTGCTGGAAACCAGTGA
- the LOC125307372 gene encoding cilia- and flagella-associated protein 251-like isoform X3 gives MEVDNLADQKDQESQAPSVDVKKEETKLRGRGRRVSSQTLASPSETGSTSTVSDVTEVSQPEASETEGPSSCKEGEVPRESAVTETEEDRTLDDTSKQEEALQDTRMRDDISKQEEALQDTSVAPDETPQQEKEPEADIPEKVEVTRGTRRGRQARLVKQSSSASQSDGQEEERGSDVSEMDEKSEGRVTRRGRRSAVAAAKDTSKAKAEKEVTTDQSSEQQVEDAESEKATEPEAPRRGRSSKAAAQSPESQQEEQGGEEGQKETEKVEEPTVRRGRRSGAQAKEVAAGRPGGLKRKRSEETEDSGEEVPAEEKSSEGTESSSGQAPQESTALSQSEEPEEEKQESSAEMKSDNGEESDKPQKKTPRRGRPPKAAAAAAASADSTEDADKATPTPDKKAKKGEEQEGEQKEEDEEEEEDGGEEEAEAKPRATRSAARLEAEKNKPSKPSTRALSKVKEDSTPNTRGAKGQTTAAAKGGRKREASPPAPRTRGAQKPEEPPAKRTKR, from the exons ATGGAGG TAGATAATTTGGCTGATCAGAAGGACCAAGAGTCCCAGGCTCCCTCAGTT GATGTGAAAAAAGAGGAAACCAAATTAAGAGGTAGAGGCAGAAGGGTGTCCAGCCAGACCTTGGCCTCTCCGTCGGAGACCG GCTCAACCTCTACTGTGTCTGACGTTACTGAAGTTAGCCAGCCAGAGGCGAGTGAGACTGAAGGACCCTCCAGCTGTAAAGAAG GAGAGGTTCCTCGTGAGTCTGCAGTGACCGAG ACTGAAGAAGACCGGACACTAGATGACACCTCTAAACAGGAGGAAGCTTTACAGGACACAAGAATGCGAGATGACATCTCTAAACAGGAGGAAGCTTTACAGGACACAA GTGTCGCACCCGATGAAACTCCTCAACAAGAGAAAGAACCAGAAGCT GATATACCTGAGAAAGTGGAGGTGACGAGAGGAACTCGGAGAGGTCGTCAGGCCAGACTAGTCAAGCAGTCCA GCAGTGCCTCTCAGTCGGACGgtcaagaggaggagaggggatcgGATGTGTCAGAGATG gATGAAAAATCCGAGGGCAGAGTGACCCGCAGAGGAAGAAGAAGTGCGGTGGCAGCAGCCAAGGACACCA GTAAAGCCAAGGCAGAGAAGGAGGTCACCACTGACCAGAGCTCTGAGCAACAGGTGGAG GACGCGGAGAGTGAGAAGGCCACCGAGCCTGAAGCTCCGCGCCGGGGACGCTCCTCTAAGGCCGCTGCCCAGT CCCCAGAGAGCCAGCAGGAGGagcaaggaggagaggaggggcagaAGGAG ACTGAGAAGGTTGAGGAGCCAACTGTGCGCAGAGGCAGGCGCTCGGGAGCCCAGGCGAAAGAAGTTGCCGCAG GAAGGCCTGGTGGTTTGAAGAGGAAAAGGTCTGAAGAAACAGAGGATTCTGGAGAG gagGTGCCTGCTGAGGAGAAGAGCTCAGAAGGAACAGAGTCGTCCTCAGGCCAGGCCCCCCAGGAGAGCACTG CATTGAGTCAGTCTGAAGAGCCCGAGGAGGAGAAGCAGGAGAGCTCGGCAGAAATGAAATCTGATAAT GGAGAGGAGTCCGACAAGCCCCAGAAGAAGACCCCTCGTAGGGGAAGGCCACccaaagcagcagcagcagcagcagcaagcgCCGACTCCACGGAAGACGCGG ACAAGGCAACGCCAACGCCGGACAAAAAAGCCAAGAagggggaggagcaggagggagagcagaaagaggaggatgaagaagaagaggaagatggaggagaagaggaggcagAGGCCAAGCCCAGAGCCACGCGCTCTGCAGCCCGTCTGGAGGCGGAGAA GAATAAGCCCAGTAAGCCCTCCACTCGAGCTCTGAGCAAGGTGAAGGAGGATAGCACCCCCAACACACG TGGCGCGAAAGGGCAGACAACGGCAGCAGCCAAGGGTGGACGCAAACGGGAAGCCAGTCCTCCAGCTCCACGCACCCGAGGAGCACAGAAACCAGAGGAGCCCCCTGCCAAACGCACCAAGAGATGA
- the LOC125307372 gene encoding biorientation of chromosomes in cell division protein 1-like 1 isoform X1: MEVDNLADQKDQESQAPSVDVKKEETKLRGRGRRVSSQTLASPSETGSTSTVSDVTEVSQPEASETEGPSSCKEGEVPRESAVTETEEDRTLDDTSKQEEALQDTRMRDDISKQEEALQDTSVAPDETPQQEKEPEADIPEKVEVTRGTRRGRQARLVKQSSSASQSDGQEEERGSDVSEMDEKSEGRVTRRGRRSAVAAAKDTSKAKAEKEVTTDQSSEQQVEDAESEKATEPEAPRRGRSSKAAAQSPESQQEEQGGEEGQKETEKVEEPTVRRGRRSGAQAKEVAAGRPGGLKRKRSEETEDSGEEVPAEEKSSEGTESSSGQAPQESTALSQSEEPEEEKQESSAEMKSDNGEESDKPQKKTPRRGRPPKAAAAAAASADSTEDAGAQCNKATPTPDKKAKKGEEQEGEQKEEDEEEEEDGGEEEAEAKPRATRSAARLEAEKNKPSKPSTRALSKVKEDSTPNTRGAKGQTTAAAKGGRKREASPPAPRTRGAQKPEEPPAKRTKR, translated from the exons ATGGAGG TAGATAATTTGGCTGATCAGAAGGACCAAGAGTCCCAGGCTCCCTCAGTT GATGTGAAAAAAGAGGAAACCAAATTAAGAGGTAGAGGCAGAAGGGTGTCCAGCCAGACCTTGGCCTCTCCGTCGGAGACCG GCTCAACCTCTACTGTGTCTGACGTTACTGAAGTTAGCCAGCCAGAGGCGAGTGAGACTGAAGGACCCTCCAGCTGTAAAGAAG GAGAGGTTCCTCGTGAGTCTGCAGTGACCGAG ACTGAAGAAGACCGGACACTAGATGACACCTCTAAACAGGAGGAAGCTTTACAGGACACAAGAATGCGAGATGACATCTCTAAACAGGAGGAAGCTTTACAGGACACAA GTGTCGCACCCGATGAAACTCCTCAACAAGAGAAAGAACCAGAAGCT GATATACCTGAGAAAGTGGAGGTGACGAGAGGAACTCGGAGAGGTCGTCAGGCCAGACTAGTCAAGCAGTCCA GCAGTGCCTCTCAGTCGGACGgtcaagaggaggagaggggatcgGATGTGTCAGAGATG gATGAAAAATCCGAGGGCAGAGTGACCCGCAGAGGAAGAAGAAGTGCGGTGGCAGCAGCCAAGGACACCA GTAAAGCCAAGGCAGAGAAGGAGGTCACCACTGACCAGAGCTCTGAGCAACAGGTGGAG GACGCGGAGAGTGAGAAGGCCACCGAGCCTGAAGCTCCGCGCCGGGGACGCTCCTCTAAGGCCGCTGCCCAGT CCCCAGAGAGCCAGCAGGAGGagcaaggaggagaggaggggcagaAGGAG ACTGAGAAGGTTGAGGAGCCAACTGTGCGCAGAGGCAGGCGCTCGGGAGCCCAGGCGAAAGAAGTTGCCGCAG GAAGGCCTGGTGGTTTGAAGAGGAAAAGGTCTGAAGAAACAGAGGATTCTGGAGAG gagGTGCCTGCTGAGGAGAAGAGCTCAGAAGGAACAGAGTCGTCCTCAGGCCAGGCCCCCCAGGAGAGCACTG CATTGAGTCAGTCTGAAGAGCCCGAGGAGGAGAAGCAGGAGAGCTCGGCAGAAATGAAATCTGATAAT GGAGAGGAGTCCGACAAGCCCCAGAAGAAGACCCCTCGTAGGGGAAGGCCACccaaagcagcagcagcagcagcagcaagcgCCGACTCCACGGAAGACGCGGGTGCTCAATGCA ACAAGGCAACGCCAACGCCGGACAAAAAAGCCAAGAagggggaggagcaggagggagagcagaaagaggaggatgaagaagaagaggaagatggaggagaagaggaggcagAGGCCAAGCCCAGAGCCACGCGCTCTGCAGCCCGTCTGGAGGCGGAGAA GAATAAGCCCAGTAAGCCCTCCACTCGAGCTCTGAGCAAGGTGAAGGAGGATAGCACCCCCAACACACG TGGCGCGAAAGGGCAGACAACGGCAGCAGCCAAGGGTGGACGCAAACGGGAAGCCAGTCCTCCAGCTCCACGCACCCGAGGAGCACAGAAACCAGAGGAGCCCCCTGCCAAACGCACCAAGAGATGA